One Channa argus isolate prfri chromosome 15, Channa argus male v1.0, whole genome shotgun sequence DNA segment encodes these proteins:
- the ap2a1 gene encoding AP-2 complex subunit alpha-2 isoform X3: MPAVSKGDGMRGLAVFISDIRNCKSKEAEIKRINKELANIRSKFKGDKALDGYSKKKYVCKLLFIFLLGHDIDFGHMEAVNLLSSNKYTEKQIGYLFISVLVNSNSELIRLINNAIKNDLSSRNPTFMCLALHCIANVGSREMAEAFASEIPRILVAGDTMDSVKQSAALCLLRLYKTSPDLVLMGEWTSRVVHLLNDQHMGVVTAAISLITCLSQKNPDEFKTCVSLAVSRLSRIVSSASTDLQDYTYYFVPAPWLSCKLLRLLQCYPPPEDGAVKGRLVECLETILNKAQEPPKSKKVQHSNAKNAILFEAISLIIHYDSEPNLLVRACNQLGQFLQHRETNLRYLALESMCTLASSEFSHEAVKTHIETVINALKTERDVSVRQRAADLLYAMCDRSNAKQIVAEMLSYLETADYSIREEMVLKVAILAEKYAVDYSWYVDTILNLIRIAGDYVSEEVWYRVIQIVINRDDVQGYAAKTVFEALQAPACHENMVKVGGYILGEFGNLIAGDPRSSPLVQFNLLHSKFHLCSVPTRALLLSAYIKFINLFPETKATIQEVLRCDSQIRNSDVELQQRAVEYLKLSSIASTDVLATVLEEMPPFPERESSILAKLKKKKGPGAVSVAELEDSKREGGELNGGSDRGPDTAAMAASNASTPSPSADLLGIRSTAPVGAAPTSAGSLLVDVFSETGPAAPTAAVNDDGFLRDLEQPTETSDSLLVEGSGDSDSAPPSEDPAPPLSEADELLNKFVCKNNGVLFENQLLQIGIKSEYRQNLGRMYLFYGNKTSVQFACFTTTVSSPGELQLQLNVQTKPVEPLVEGGAQIQQVLNIECLTDFSDAPLLNIKFRYGGALQNLTLKLPVTINKFFQPTEMASHDFFQRWKQLSQPQQEAQKIFKANHSMDTEVLKAKLLGLGMALLDNVDPNPENYVCAGVIQTKSQQVGCLLRLEPNAQAQMYRLTLRCSKDSVSRRLCELLAQQF; this comes from the exons GGCTACTTGTTCATCTCAGTCCTGGTAAACAGCAACAGTGAGCTGATTCGTCTGATCAACAATGCCATTAAGAATGACCTGTCCAGCCGCAATCCTACCTTCATGTGTCTGGCGCTTCACTGTATTGCAAACGTGGGAAGCCGCGAGATGGCTGAGGCCTTTGCGAGTGAGATTCCTCGAATCCTGGTAGCTGG CGATACAATGGACAGTGTGAAACAGTCAGCTGCCCTGTGTCTTCTGCGGCTCTATAAGACTTCTCCTGACTTGGTGCTGATGGGTGAGTGGACGTCACGTGTGGTGCACCTGCTCAACGACCAACACATG ggTGTTGTGACAGCAGCCATCTCTCTCATCACCTGTCTCAGCCAGAAGAATCCAGATGAGTTCAAGACCTGTGTTTCCCTAGCTGTTTCCCGACTCAGTAGG ATTGTCTCGTCAGCCTCCACTGACCTGCAGGATTACACATACTACTTTGTTCCGGCACCTTGGCTCTCCTGCAAGCTGCTGCGCCTGCTGCAGTGTTACCCTCCACCTGAAGATGGTGCTGTCAAAGGCCGCCTGGTGGAGTGTCTGGAGACTATCCTCAATAAGGCTCAGGAGCCACCCAAGTCCAAAAAGGTGCAGCACTCCAATGCCAAGAATGCCATCTTGTTTGAGGCTATCTCACTTATCATCCATTATGACAG TGAGCCAAACTTGCTGGTGCGAGCCTGTAACCAGCTGGGACAGTTcctgcagcacagagagactAATCTGCGCTACCTGGCTTTGGAGAGCATGTGTACTTTGGCCAGCTCAGAGTTTTCCCATGAAGCTGTCAAGACACACATCGAGACAGTCATCAATGCCCTCAAG ACTGAGAGGGATGTGAGTGTTCGGCAGAGAGCAGCTGATCTGCTCTATGCCATGTGTGATCGCAGCAATGCAAAGCAGATTGTAGCTGAGATGCTCAGCTACCTTGAGACAGCAGACTATTCCATCAGAGAGGAGATG GTGCTAAAAGTGGCCATACTTGCAGAGAAGTATGCAGTGGATTACTCTTGGTATGTGGACACCATTCTTAACCTCATTCGCATTGCTGGTGACTACGTCAGCGAAGAGGTTTGGTATCGCGTCATCCAGATTGTCATCAATCGAGACGATGTGCAGGGCTATGCCGCCAAGACTGTATTTGAG gcaTTGCAGGCCCCTGCCTGCCATGAGAACATGGTAAAAGTTGGAGGTTATATTTTGGGAGAGTTTGGTAACTTAATTGCTGGTGACCCACGCTCCAG CCCCCTGGTCCAGTTCAACCTTCTACACTCCAAATTCCATCTGTGCTCTGTGCCGACTCGTGCCCTGCTGCTGTCGGCCTACATCAAGTTTATTAACCTGTTTCCAGAGACCAAGGCCACCATCCAGGAGGTGCTGCGCTGTGACAGCCAGATCCGCAACTCAGATGTGGAGCTGCAGCAGCGAGCTGTCGAGTATCTGAAGCTTTCTTCCATCGCTAGTACAGATGTGCTG GCCACTGTCCTAGAGGAGATGCCTCCCTTCCCAGAGAGGGAGTCATCGATCCTGGCTaagctgaagaagaaaaaggggcCTGGTGCTGTGTCTGTGGCAGAGCTGGAAGACAGCAAAAGGGAGGGTGGGGAGCTAAATGGAGGCAGTGACCGGGGGCCAGACACTGCAGCCATGGCTGCCTCTAATGCT tccaCCCCATCACCATCAGCAGACCTTCTTGGGATTCGTTCAACTGCTCCCGTTGGGGCTGCTCCAACCAGTGCTGGTAGCTTATTGGTGGATGTTTTCTCTGAGACGGGGCCTGCTGCACCTACTGCTGCCGTCAATGATGATGGCTTCCTTAG AGATCTGGAACAGCCCACTGAGACCTCCGACTCCCTATTGGTGGAGGGTTCTGGTGACTCGGA CTCTGCTCCTCCCTCTGAGGATCCTGCTCCCCCTTTGTCTGAGGCAGACGAACTTCTTAACAA GTTTGTGTGCAAGAACAATGGTGTTCTGTTTGAGAATCAGCTGCTGCAAATTGGCATCAAGTCAGAGTATCGTCAGAATCTGG gGCGAATGTACTTATTCTACGGTAACAAGACATCAGTGCAGTTTGCCTGCTTCACCACCACTGTCAGCTCTCCTGGGGAGCT CCAACTACAGCTCAACGTTCAGACAAAACCAGTAGAACCACTGGTAGAGGGTGGAGCCCAGATCCAGCAGGTCCTCAACATAGAGTGTTTGACTGACTTCTCTGATGCTCCCCTGCTCAACATCAAGTTCAG atatGGAGGAGCTTTGCAGAATCTGACCCTCAAACTGCCCGTTACCATCAACAAGTTCTTCCAGCCAACTGAGATGGCTTCACATGACTTTTTCCAGCGCTGGAAACAGCTTAGCCA GCCTCAGCAAGAAGCACAAAAGATATTCAAGGCCAACCACAGCATGGACACTGAAGTACTTAAGGCTAAG CTCCTTGGACTAGGAATGGCCCTGCTGGACAACGTTGATCCAAACCCAGAGAACTATGTGTGTGCTGGAGTAATCCAGACCAAGAGCCAGCAGGTTGGCTGTCTTTTAAGACTGGAGCCAAATGCGCAGGCACAG ATGTACCGTCTGACTCTGCGCTGCAGCAAGGACTCTGTTTCCAGGCGTCTCTGCGAGCTGCTTGCCCAACAGTTCTAG
- the ap2a1 gene encoding AP-2 complex subunit alpha-2 isoform X4, with protein MPAVSKGDGMRGLAVFISDIRNCKSKEAEIKRINKELANIRSKFKGDKALDGYSKKKYVCKLLFIFLLGHDIDFGHMEAVNLLSSNKYTEKQIGYLFISVLVNSNSELIRLINNAIKNDLSSRNPTFMCLALHCIANVGSREMAEAFASEIPRILVAGDTMDSVKQSAALCLLRLYKTSPDLVLMGEWTSRVVHLLNDQHMGVVTAAISLITCLSQKNPDEFKTCVSLAVSRLSRIVSSASTDLQDYTYYFVPAPWLSCKLLRLLQCYPPPEDGAVKGRLVECLETILNKAQEPPKSKKVQHSNAKNAILFEAISLIIHYDSEPNLLVRACNQLGQFLQHRETNLRYLALESMCTLASSEFSHEAVKTHIETVINALKTERDVSVRQRAADLLYAMCDRSNAKQIVAEMLSYLETADYSIREEMVLKVAILAEKYAVDYSWYVDTILNLIRIAGDYVSEEVWYRVIQIVINRDDVQGYAAKTVFEALQAPACHENMVKVGGYILGEFGNLIAGDPRSSPLVQFNLLHSKFHLCSVPTRALLLSAYIKFINLFPETKATIQEVLRCDSQIRNSDVELQQRAVEYLKLSSIASTDVLATVLEEMPPFPERESSILAKLKKKKGPGAVSVAELEDSKREGGELNGGSDRGPDTAAMAASNASTPSPSADLLGIRSTAPVGAAPTSAGSLLVDVFSETGPAAPTAAVNDDGFLRFVCKNNGVLFENQLLQIGIKSEYRQNLGRMYLFYGNKTSVQFACFTTTVSSPGELQLQLNVQTKPVEPLVEGGAQIQQVLNIECLTDFSDAPLLNIKFRYGGALQNLTLKLPVTINKFFQPTEMASHDFFQRWKQLSQPQQEAQKIFKANHSMDTEVLKAKLLGLGMALLDNVDPNPENYVCAGVIQTKSQQVGCLLRLEPNAQAQMYRLTLRCSKDSVSRRLCELLAQQF; from the exons GGCTACTTGTTCATCTCAGTCCTGGTAAACAGCAACAGTGAGCTGATTCGTCTGATCAACAATGCCATTAAGAATGACCTGTCCAGCCGCAATCCTACCTTCATGTGTCTGGCGCTTCACTGTATTGCAAACGTGGGAAGCCGCGAGATGGCTGAGGCCTTTGCGAGTGAGATTCCTCGAATCCTGGTAGCTGG CGATACAATGGACAGTGTGAAACAGTCAGCTGCCCTGTGTCTTCTGCGGCTCTATAAGACTTCTCCTGACTTGGTGCTGATGGGTGAGTGGACGTCACGTGTGGTGCACCTGCTCAACGACCAACACATG ggTGTTGTGACAGCAGCCATCTCTCTCATCACCTGTCTCAGCCAGAAGAATCCAGATGAGTTCAAGACCTGTGTTTCCCTAGCTGTTTCCCGACTCAGTAGG ATTGTCTCGTCAGCCTCCACTGACCTGCAGGATTACACATACTACTTTGTTCCGGCACCTTGGCTCTCCTGCAAGCTGCTGCGCCTGCTGCAGTGTTACCCTCCACCTGAAGATGGTGCTGTCAAAGGCCGCCTGGTGGAGTGTCTGGAGACTATCCTCAATAAGGCTCAGGAGCCACCCAAGTCCAAAAAGGTGCAGCACTCCAATGCCAAGAATGCCATCTTGTTTGAGGCTATCTCACTTATCATCCATTATGACAG TGAGCCAAACTTGCTGGTGCGAGCCTGTAACCAGCTGGGACAGTTcctgcagcacagagagactAATCTGCGCTACCTGGCTTTGGAGAGCATGTGTACTTTGGCCAGCTCAGAGTTTTCCCATGAAGCTGTCAAGACACACATCGAGACAGTCATCAATGCCCTCAAG ACTGAGAGGGATGTGAGTGTTCGGCAGAGAGCAGCTGATCTGCTCTATGCCATGTGTGATCGCAGCAATGCAAAGCAGATTGTAGCTGAGATGCTCAGCTACCTTGAGACAGCAGACTATTCCATCAGAGAGGAGATG GTGCTAAAAGTGGCCATACTTGCAGAGAAGTATGCAGTGGATTACTCTTGGTATGTGGACACCATTCTTAACCTCATTCGCATTGCTGGTGACTACGTCAGCGAAGAGGTTTGGTATCGCGTCATCCAGATTGTCATCAATCGAGACGATGTGCAGGGCTATGCCGCCAAGACTGTATTTGAG gcaTTGCAGGCCCCTGCCTGCCATGAGAACATGGTAAAAGTTGGAGGTTATATTTTGGGAGAGTTTGGTAACTTAATTGCTGGTGACCCACGCTCCAG CCCCCTGGTCCAGTTCAACCTTCTACACTCCAAATTCCATCTGTGCTCTGTGCCGACTCGTGCCCTGCTGCTGTCGGCCTACATCAAGTTTATTAACCTGTTTCCAGAGACCAAGGCCACCATCCAGGAGGTGCTGCGCTGTGACAGCCAGATCCGCAACTCAGATGTGGAGCTGCAGCAGCGAGCTGTCGAGTATCTGAAGCTTTCTTCCATCGCTAGTACAGATGTGCTG GCCACTGTCCTAGAGGAGATGCCTCCCTTCCCAGAGAGGGAGTCATCGATCCTGGCTaagctgaagaagaaaaaggggcCTGGTGCTGTGTCTGTGGCAGAGCTGGAAGACAGCAAAAGGGAGGGTGGGGAGCTAAATGGAGGCAGTGACCGGGGGCCAGACACTGCAGCCATGGCTGCCTCTAATGCT tccaCCCCATCACCATCAGCAGACCTTCTTGGGATTCGTTCAACTGCTCCCGTTGGGGCTGCTCCAACCAGTGCTGGTAGCTTATTGGTGGATGTTTTCTCTGAGACGGGGCCTGCTGCACCTACTGCTGCCGTCAATGATGATGGCTTCCTTAG GTTTGTGTGCAAGAACAATGGTGTTCTGTTTGAGAATCAGCTGCTGCAAATTGGCATCAAGTCAGAGTATCGTCAGAATCTGG gGCGAATGTACTTATTCTACGGTAACAAGACATCAGTGCAGTTTGCCTGCTTCACCACCACTGTCAGCTCTCCTGGGGAGCT CCAACTACAGCTCAACGTTCAGACAAAACCAGTAGAACCACTGGTAGAGGGTGGAGCCCAGATCCAGCAGGTCCTCAACATAGAGTGTTTGACTGACTTCTCTGATGCTCCCCTGCTCAACATCAAGTTCAG atatGGAGGAGCTTTGCAGAATCTGACCCTCAAACTGCCCGTTACCATCAACAAGTTCTTCCAGCCAACTGAGATGGCTTCACATGACTTTTTCCAGCGCTGGAAACAGCTTAGCCA GCCTCAGCAAGAAGCACAAAAGATATTCAAGGCCAACCACAGCATGGACACTGAAGTACTTAAGGCTAAG CTCCTTGGACTAGGAATGGCCCTGCTGGACAACGTTGATCCAAACCCAGAGAACTATGTGTGTGCTGGAGTAATCCAGACCAAGAGCCAGCAGGTTGGCTGTCTTTTAAGACTGGAGCCAAATGCGCAGGCACAG ATGTACCGTCTGACTCTGCGCTGCAGCAAGGACTCTGTTTCCAGGCGTCTCTGCGAGCTGCTTGCCCAACAGTTCTAG